One part of the Coffea eugenioides isolate CCC68of chromosome 10, Ceug_1.0, whole genome shotgun sequence genome encodes these proteins:
- the LOC113750641 gene encoding uncharacterized protein LOC113750641 — MSEKVNLNEKKKANFVRSLHEKVRNNIEQRTTQYVQQSNKGRWKVVFEPREWVWLHLRKEQFPSLLESKLSPRVDGPFQVLELINDNAYRLDLLGEYNVSAIFNVVDLSPFLAGNEFDLRTDPSQEEGNDVGQGQGVASTIVDPVKVPTGTLTRVKSK, encoded by the coding sequence ATGTCTGAAAAGGTTAACttgaatgaaaagaaaaaggccaaCTTTGTTCGTTCTTTGCATGAAAAGGTACGTAATAATATTGAACAACGTACAACACAATATGTTCAACAGTCTAACAAAGGACGTTGGAAAGTTGTTTTTGAGCCAAGAGAGTGGGTGTGGTTGCACCTAAGGAAGGAACAATTTCCTTCTTTACTGGAAAGCAAACTTTCTCCACGTGTTGATGGCCCGTTTCAAGTCCTAGAGCTCATCAACGATAATGCTTACCGATTGGACTTGCTAGGTGAGTATAATGTTTCCGCTATATTCAATGTTGTTGACCTGAGTCCATTTCTTGCAGGCAATGAGTTCGATTTGAGGACagatccttctcaagaggaggggaatgatgtgGGTCAAGGTCAAGGTGTAGCGTCCACAATTGTTGATCCAGTGAAGGTGCCTACGGGTACACTGACAAGAGTTAAGTCTAAATGA